Proteins encoded together in one Epinephelus moara isolate mb chromosome 2, YSFRI_EMoa_1.0, whole genome shotgun sequence window:
- the gpr4 gene encoding G-protein coupled receptor 4: MCNISFCNVESKVDQFFQPTLYIIVIVLGLPTNCMALWAAYMQVRQRNELGIYLINLSVADLLYITTLPLWIDYFLQRDDWIHGQTSCKVFGFIFYTNIYVSIAFLCCISLDRYLAVAYPLRFAKVRRIKTAILVSAMVWIIEIVANSAPLFHDELFQDRFNHTFCFEKYPMQDWVAGMNLYRTFLGFLAPWTAMLVAYRGILAAVRCNVSTERQEKAKIQRLALSLILIVLLCFGPYHVLLLVRSIMFLRKPCDCGSEESLFAAYHVSLALTSLNCVADPILYCFVNEGARHDVGRALSALLSAACKRGSSSSPSHADILNAGSVTMDTPLAAKKQPCVYADGTKTSSYKTELVALKEECLQMTILSRK; encoded by the exons ATGTGCAACATCTCGTTCTGTAATGTGGAAAGTAAGGTGGACCAGTTCTTCCAGCCCACGCTCTACATCATAGTCATCGTTCTGGGGCTGCCCACTAACTGTATGGCCCTGTGGGCTGCCTACATGCAG GTACGGCAACGCAATGAGCTTGGCATCTACCTGATCAACCTGTCGGTTGCTGACCTCCTCTACATCACCACTCTTCCTCTGTGGATCGACTACTTCCTGCAACGCGATGACTGGATCCATGGTCAGACAAGCTGCAAGGTCTTTGGCTTCATCTTCTACACTAATATCTATGTCAGCATCGCCTTCCTCTGCTGTATATCACTGGACAGGTATCTGGCCGTGGCATATCCTCTGCGCTTTGCCAAGGTTCGACGAATCAAAACAG CTATCCTGGTCAGCGCCATGGTGTGGATAATTGAGATCGTAGCCaactctgctcctctcttccaTGATGAGCTCTTCCAGGATCGGTTCAACCACACCTTCTGCTTTGAGAAGTATCCCATGCAGGACTGGGTGGCAGGGATGAACCTCTACAGAACATTTCTGGGCTTCCTCGCACCATGGACAGCCATGCTTGTTGCCTACCGTGGGATCCTGGCAGCAGTGCGCTGCAACGTCTCAACAGAACGCCAGGAAAAGGCCAAAATTCAGCGTCTGGCATTGAGTCTGATCCTGATCGTTTTGCTCTGCTTTGGACCGTACCATGTCCTCCTCCTGGTGCGGAGTATCATGTTTCTAAGGAAGCCATGTGACTGCGGCTCAGAAGAGAGCTTGTTTGCAGCCTACCATGTATCGTTAGCGCTGACCAGCCTCAACTGCGTCGCCGACCCCATTTTGTACTGTTTCGTCAATGAGGGGGCTAGACACGATGTTGGCCGAGCTCTTTCAGCTTTACTCTCTGCAGCTTGCAAAAgaggctcctcctcctcaccatcACACGCTGACATACTCAACGCTGGTTCAGTGACTATGGACACACCACTAGCAGCAAAGAAGCAGCCTTGTGTGTACGCAGATGGAACCAAGACAAGCAGCTACAAGACAGAACTGGTGGCACTGAAGGAGGAGTGTCTACAGATGACCATCCTCAGTAGGAAGTGA